The Paenibacillus uliginis N3/975 genome has a window encoding:
- a CDS encoding AAA family ATPase, giving the protein MKVDRTYSIHSTINETTDGPNSPIQALSKEDFMQLEGHHFFVITGGPGSGKSTLLDYLERQGFMRSVEAGRSIIQEQTMIGGAALPWKDRILFAELMLSWEMRSYQQELKQGNTAPVLFDRGVPDVIGYLRLEGLDVPVHIQRAGELFRYNKRVFIAPPWPDIYRQDAERKQDLKTALRTFDTMAAVYTELGYELVELPRCSIEDRAEYIRSSIR; this is encoded by the coding sequence TTGAAAGTTGACCGCACCTACTCTATTCATTCTACGATCAACGAAACCACGGACGGGCCGAACTCGCCTATCCAAGCTCTATCTAAGGAGGATTTTATGCAGTTAGAAGGACATCATTTTTTTGTCATCACAGGTGGCCCTGGCTCAGGGAAGAGTACACTCCTCGATTATCTTGAACGGCAAGGCTTCATGCGGTCGGTCGAAGCGGGACGAAGCATCATCCAGGAGCAGACGATGATTGGCGGTGCCGCTCTGCCTTGGAAAGACAGAATACTCTTCGCAGAGCTCATGCTATCTTGGGAAATGCGTTCATACCAACAAGAACTGAAGCAAGGAAATACCGCCCCCGTGCTGTTTGATCGAGGTGTGCCTGACGTCATCGGGTATCTTCGACTGGAGGGGTTGGATGTTCCGGTTCATATCCAGCGCGCTGGCGAATTATTTCGCTACAATAAACGCGTCTTTATCGCCCCGCCCTGGCCGGACATATATCGTCAGGATGCCGAACGAAAACAGGATCTGAAGACAGCTCTCCGAACCTTTGACACGATGGCGGCCGTTTACACCGAGCTTGGATACGAATTAGTCGAGCTTCCGCGTTGCAGCATCGAAGACCGCGCCGAATACATCCGGTCGAGCATACGCTGA
- a CDS encoding S41 family peptidase — MGEGKRRNWKSLVFFSVLLIFIIAGCSTSQETHQLGREKEQEFDQGSGMKFSSLSEQKIVDFAKLSKVWGVVKYYHPKVVSGDVNWDYELFRVMPSILEENSDVNSILYEWVHSLGSESISGELDDQYQFSEDSIQLSPSTDWSKDEEYLGTGLSLELSKLLDSNISEREYAYVSFKEDSFFPSMGNETPYSYMNFEDTGYRLLGLFRYWNIIEYYYPYKDVIGEDWDRVLLEFIPKMVDGSDYDSYFMTLAELTTRIHDSHAYLVGKDRETITDYFGTYRLPVNFIEINNQIVINKVINKCGLEVGDIVLKVGDKNIDELLEDRRKYISQLREDTASLFFLDLFRTEQKNTDVTVIRQGNKMNISAVGSQQDINFLVDTKSQAMESGEIYYINAGLLKDGEIDKIMKKWWNTKGLIVDLRNYPSSILTYELAKYLIASEKEFATVSVPNRPIPGEFYYLEPMVSGKPQETNAEVYKGKVVILINEHTASQGEFTTMSLRNTENSIVLGRPSAGTDGDIRIIMLPGKIKTAISGLGIFDPDKNPTQRIGLQPDIRLDPTIEGIMEGRDEYIERAVELIKGDY, encoded by the coding sequence GTGGGAGAAGGAAAAAGAAGGAACTGGAAGTCCCTGGTGTTTTTCAGTGTATTGCTAATTTTTATTATTGCAGGATGTTCTACATCACAAGAGACTCATCAACTCGGGAGAGAGAAGGAGCAGGAATTTGACCAAGGAAGTGGAATGAAATTTTCCAGCCTTTCTGAACAAAAGATCGTGGATTTTGCTAAGCTCAGTAAGGTATGGGGAGTGGTGAAATACTATCATCCTAAGGTTGTATCTGGAGATGTAAATTGGGATTATGAGCTGTTTCGGGTGATGCCCTCTATTTTAGAAGAAAATTCAGATGTGAATTCAATTCTCTATGAGTGGGTTCATTCATTAGGCAGCGAGTCCATTTCTGGAGAGCTTGATGATCAATATCAATTTTCCGAAGATTCCATACAGCTCAGTCCATCTACAGATTGGTCCAAGGATGAAGAATATCTCGGAACGGGCTTGAGTCTTGAATTATCGAAGCTTCTGGATTCTAATATTTCAGAACGAGAATATGCATATGTTAGTTTTAAGGAAGATTCATTCTTTCCGTCTATGGGAAATGAAACCCCGTACTCTTATATGAATTTCGAAGATACAGGCTACAGGTTGCTAGGTTTATTCCGCTACTGGAATATTATCGAATATTACTATCCGTATAAAGATGTCATCGGAGAAGATTGGGATCGAGTGCTTCTGGAGTTTATCCCTAAAATGGTAGATGGATCGGATTATGACTCCTATTTCATGACCTTAGCAGAACTGACAACTAGAATACATGATTCTCATGCATATTTGGTGGGCAAAGATAGAGAGACGATTACTGATTATTTTGGAACGTATCGGCTTCCCGTAAACTTTATCGAAATTAACAATCAGATTGTTATAAATAAAGTAATTAACAAGTGTGGACTTGAGGTCGGAGACATTGTATTAAAAGTAGGCGACAAAAATATAGATGAATTATTAGAAGATAGAAGAAAATATATATCACAGTTGCGAGAAGACACGGCCAGCTTATTTTTTCTTGATTTATTCCGAACTGAACAGAAGAATACGGACGTTACTGTCATTCGGCAGGGAAATAAGATGAACATTAGTGCAGTAGGCAGTCAACAAGACATTAATTTCCTGGTTGATACGAAATCACAAGCAATGGAGAGTGGAGAAATCTACTATATTAATGCGGGTCTCTTGAAAGATGGAGAGATTGATAAAATCATGAAAAAGTGGTGGAACACTAAAGGGCTAATTGTAGATCTTAGAAACTACCCTTCTAGCATACTTACTTATGAATTAGCCAAATATCTGATCGCTTCTGAAAAAGAGTTTGCCACAGTATCGGTCCCCAATCGTCCAATACCCGGTGAATTTTATTACCTTGAGCCTATGGTTTCAGGGAAGCCCCAAGAAACAAATGCCGAGGTTTATAAAGGGAAAGTAGTGATTCTAATCAATGAACATACTGCTAGTCAAGGCGAGTTTACAACGATGTCCCTTAGAAATACAGAAAACTCCATAGTTCTCGGTAGGCCGTCTGCTGGAACTGATGGTGATATACGTATCATTATGCTTCCAGGAAAAATAAAAACCGCTATAAGTGGACTCGGCATATTTGATCCAGATAAAAACCCAACACAAAGAATAGGATTGCAGCCAGATATTCGTCTTGATCCTACCATTGAAGGGATTATGGAAGGCAGAGACGAGTATATTGAGAGAGCTGTTGAATTAATTAAAGGTGATTATTAA
- a CDS encoding chlorophyllase/cutinase-like alpha/beta fold protein, with translation MSVLKKRKLILWLSALALIVAVPITIFMQIIIHSNVPELAEGSIEQRYAQQGNYHVKVEEVKSMSGEALFRIYYPVFQGDESYPIISWGNGTDATPDRYDELLTHLASWGFIVIDSYSKTTGTGKEIVEAIDYLKNENELANSLFYQKIQMEHIGVAGHSQGSTGVINAHTNYISGSLIKTVVSIALPDLKHCDPEDVYDTARITVPFLIMGGTRDFLISPVSTNQLALHSTNASTPVMMGMAKGAAHTAIEGNGGNHRGYLTAWMRYRLLDDQEAMKAFHGDSSEMMHNTNWVDVIQANMDDNKLNIKKPEFMKSK, from the coding sequence ATGTCGGTTTTGAAAAAACGAAAGTTGATTTTATGGTTGTCAGCTTTAGCCCTTATCGTTGCAGTTCCAATAACAATTTTCATGCAAATAATCATTCATTCTAATGTACCAGAACTTGCAGAAGGAAGCATTGAGCAGCGGTATGCACAGCAAGGAAACTATCATGTAAAGGTAGAAGAAGTTAAGAGTATGAGCGGAGAGGCTTTATTTAGAATATACTACCCAGTATTTCAAGGAGACGAATCCTATCCTATTATTTCATGGGGGAATGGAACAGATGCCACGCCAGATCGTTATGATGAGCTCTTAACTCATCTTGCTAGCTGGGGATTCATTGTAATAGATTCCTATAGCAAGACAACAGGAACAGGCAAAGAAATTGTGGAGGCTATTGATTATTTGAAAAATGAAAACGAACTAGCAAACAGCTTGTTTTATCAAAAAATACAAATGGAGCATATTGGTGTAGCTGGACATTCTCAAGGGTCTACTGGGGTCATTAATGCTCATACCAACTATATAAGTGGATCGTTGATTAAGACGGTTGTATCCATCGCTCTCCCGGATTTGAAGCATTGTGATCCAGAAGATGTGTACGATACAGCACGTATTACCGTTCCTTTTCTCATTATGGGTGGTACACGAGATTTTCTAATCTCACCGGTATCAACGAATCAATTAGCCTTGCATAGTACTAACGCAAGCACGCCTGTTATGATGGGGATGGCAAAAGGTGCAGCTCATACAGCGATTGAAGGTAATGGTGGCAATCATAGGGGGTACTTGACGGCTTGGATGAGATATCGGCTGCTTGATGATCAGGAAGCCATGAAGGCATTTCATGGGGATTCTTCCGAGATGATGCATAATACAAATTGGGTGGACGTTATACAAGCAAATATGGATGATAATAAATTGAATATCAAAAAGCCGGAGTTTATGAAAAGTAAATAA
- a CDS encoding cytoplasmic protein, translated as MAVWLDRGGLEKLMSDVREERKVYKEWYDEDDRRPQKSDYPYHNPNAGYPPHYKHKKKKSVLDRIGDIFD; from the coding sequence ATGGCAGTATGGCTGGATAGAGGCGGGCTGGAGAAGCTCATGTCCGACGTAAGGGAAGAGCGTAAAGTATACAAGGAGTGGTATGATGAAGACGACCGGCGTCCGCAGAAGTCAGATTATCCCTATCATAACCCGAATGCTGGATATCCTCCGCACTATAAGCACAAAAAAAAGAAAAGCGTCCTAGACCGGATTGGAGATATATTCGATTAG
- a CDS encoding cupin domain-containing protein yields the protein MSIDKKMIEEMVRKIIMEKVGADAIEQNVHRGPGGITSVKVPNMKVTEEDRLDTGNPNDIVYCKDLFSLKESPRLGCGIMEMKETTFDWTLNYDEIDYVIEGHLDVIIDGTKVSAGPGEVILIPKGSKIQFSVPEYARFIYVTYPANWAEQA from the coding sequence ATGAGTATCGATAAAAAGATGATTGAAGAGATGGTTCGTAAAATCATCATGGAAAAAGTAGGGGCTGATGCTATTGAACAGAACGTTCATAGAGGTCCTGGAGGGATTACTTCTGTTAAAGTGCCAAATATGAAAGTAACAGAAGAGGATCGTCTCGATACAGGCAACCCTAATGATATCGTCTATTGTAAAGATCTTTTTTCGCTAAAGGAAAGTCCAAGACTTGGCTGCGGTATCATGGAGATGAAAGAAACAACCTTTGACTGGACACTTAACTATGATGAAATTGATTATGTGATTGAGGGACATCTGGATGTTATCATTGATGGTACAAAGGTGTCAGCTGGTCCAGGAGAAGTGATCCTGATTCCAAAAGGAAGTAAGATTCAATTTTCTGTGCCAGAATATGCACGATTTATCTATGTAACATATCCGGCTAACTGGGCAGAACAAGCGTAA
- a CDS encoding IS110 family transposase, with the protein MGDHKLDNFMLTDTSIIEDRDNSRVFYPFYVGIDIGSDFHVAACIPFEKFRSEKEWKRSKTMKFNSDSQGITKFIHALEDIQAQFGYKPQDFFILLEPTGGHYSYLVVRVLLDRGYSIYQVENKAVKNFRERQLGLNEKSDEIDARIMAYMGWHKILHPDMRSVRIVRPASAEQVLYRTLTRDRWLLTTQLTRRKNQVQQLFCVTNPELKRAFKKTGALSVLKLALKYPTAQEMAKVTQDELRHTLITIGAKTTATKASMTLAELLPNTLALNIPHLAERQTWPIEEALRIDEAIKSMDKQIASLLYGNKEKGYKPHPYTMILMSFPIMSESMACTFIGAIGDIERFSTYLELKKYLGVAAENKISGTSVFKSRQTYEGVRDTRRVLFLMTLLLISPKISENSFRVYYKRLVDRGMAKRKAIGHVCGKIAQVLYSCLKNNEPYDPFKHASKMGVILDGDKVRLKILANLEDYERQADELADDDVL; encoded by the coding sequence ATAGGTGATCATAAGTTGGATAATTTTATGCTTACGGATACGAGCATTATTGAAGACCGAGACAACTCAAGAGTTTTTTATCCCTTCTATGTTGGAATAGATATTGGTTCGGATTTCCATGTTGCTGCTTGCATTCCATTTGAAAAGTTCCGCAGTGAGAAGGAATGGAAACGCAGTAAAACAATGAAGTTTAACTCGGATAGCCAAGGGATTACAAAGTTTATCCATGCTTTGGAAGATATTCAAGCACAATTCGGGTATAAACCCCAGGATTTCTTTATATTACTGGAACCAACTGGTGGGCATTATTCATATTTAGTTGTTAGAGTTCTATTAGATCGAGGCTATTCTATATATCAGGTTGAAAATAAAGCTGTAAAGAATTTTCGTGAACGCCAGCTAGGACTTAATGAAAAATCCGATGAAATTGATGCTAGAATTATGGCATATATGGGATGGCACAAAATCCTTCATCCTGATATGCGTTCGGTGCGAATAGTTCGTCCTGCAAGTGCAGAGCAGGTTTTATACCGCACATTAACTAGGGATCGTTGGTTGCTTACTACTCAATTAACGAGACGTAAGAATCAAGTCCAGCAATTATTTTGTGTAACTAATCCTGAACTTAAACGAGCTTTTAAAAAAACAGGTGCGTTAAGTGTCCTCAAATTAGCTCTGAAGTATCCTACAGCGCAAGAAATGGCCAAGGTAACTCAGGATGAACTTAGGCATACTCTAATAACAATTGGTGCAAAGACTACTGCTACAAAAGCCTCTATGACCTTGGCAGAACTGTTACCCAACACATTAGCCTTGAACATTCCACACCTAGCTGAACGGCAAACGTGGCCAATTGAAGAAGCTTTGCGTATAGATGAAGCGATAAAAAGCATGGATAAACAGATAGCTTCCCTGCTTTATGGTAATAAAGAAAAAGGATATAAACCTCATCCTTATACAATGATACTTATGTCCTTCCCTATCATGAGTGAATCTATGGCCTGTACATTTATCGGCGCTATTGGTGATATTGAACGTTTCTCAACATATTTAGAGCTTAAAAAGTACCTTGGTGTAGCTGCGGAGAATAAAATCTCGGGCACATCCGTTTTTAAGAGTAGGCAGACATACGAGGGTGTTAGAGATACTCGCAGAGTTCTATTCTTAATGACTTTGCTACTAATATCTCCAAAAATAAGTGAAAATAGTTTTCGTGTTTACTATAAGCGATTAGTTGATCGAGGAATGGCGAAGAGAAAAGCAATAGGGCATGTATGCGGTAAGATTGCCCAAGTTTTATACTCATGCCTTAAAAACAATGAACCGTATGATCCTTTCAAACACGCGAGCAAAATGGGAGTAATCCTTGACGGCGATAAAGTAAGATTAAAGATCCTAGCTAATTTAGAAGATTACGAACGCCAAGCGGATGAGTTAGCAGATGACGATGTCTTATAA
- a CDS encoding RNA polymerase sigma factor: MNDTELSQIIADVLDGNTEKFEKIIEVYQKPIFLYCYHMLGNYAEAEDNAQEVFLKTFRTLKKYTQHEIDFGAWVYKIAYHQCIDIIRKRKLVKYMPFFYQDEKENNEVDMHIEANYFDESVHQAMAKLSAEERNLLILRCVEDKSYQEIGLILGKNSASLRKKYERTSAKFRKYYAQVKGVGVYEYGQGSGYEKTV, encoded by the coding sequence TTGAATGATACGGAGTTAAGTCAGATCATTGCAGATGTGTTGGATGGGAACACAGAAAAATTCGAGAAAATCATAGAGGTTTATCAAAAACCGATTTTTCTCTACTGTTATCATATGCTGGGCAATTATGCCGAAGCCGAGGATAACGCACAGGAAGTATTTTTGAAGACATTCCGCACCTTGAAGAAATATACCCAACATGAGATAGATTTTGGCGCCTGGGTATACAAGATTGCCTACCATCAATGCATCGACATCATCCGTAAGCGAAAGTTGGTGAAATATATGCCTTTCTTTTACCAGGATGAGAAAGAAAATAATGAAGTCGATATGCATATTGAAGCCAACTATTTTGATGAATCCGTACATCAAGCTATGGCGAAATTATCGGCGGAAGAGCGCAATTTGTTAATCTTGCGTTGTGTCGAGGATAAAAGCTACCAGGAGATCGGTTTGATTCTAGGCAAAAACAGCGCGAGCCTTCGTAAAAAATACGAACGTACATCTGCAAAATTTCGAAAGTATTATGCTCAAGTGAAGGGAGTGGGAGTGTATGAATATGGACAGGGATCGGGATATGAAAAAACTGTTTGA
- a CDS encoding alanine--tRNA ligase, which produces MKLYTSEEIRAKYIQFFQEKGHAVISSASVIPDNDPTVLFTTAGMHPLVPYLLGEKHPSGTRLTNVQKCIRTVDIDEVGDDTHCTFFEMMGNWSLGDYFKHESISWSWEFVTSPNWLDIPKHKIAVTVFEGDDDAPRDQESYEIWCALGQCEEEIFFLPKADNWWGPAGQTGPCGPDTEIFIISDKERCGPTCSPACGCGRYVEFWNNVFMKYNKTAEGKFEPLDQKNVDTGMGLERVLVALNGGTVYDSDLFTTIFSRIAELSETAYENQPKAYRVVADHTRTAVFILGDNYGITPSNVDQGYVLRRLIRRAVRFAMQLSIQEGGLADIASAVIDKYELIYPELQSNRDKIIRELQAEEARFQKTLAQGLREFDKLSISLVNGQIDGAAAFKLYDTYGFPIELTMELATERSIAIDLEGYLEKFQKHRELSQAGAAQKFKGGLADNSAQTANLHTATHLLHAALRKVLGDEVAQKGSNITAERLRFDFSFHRKMTEEEIVATERLVNEAIAEGVGITFEEMTLEDARRTGAIGLFESKYGQMVKVYTMGKFSKEICGGPHAVNTADLGTFKIVKEESSSSSVRRIKAVLESTDALR; this is translated from the coding sequence ATGAAACTGTATACATCTGAAGAGATTAGAGCGAAGTATATTCAGTTTTTTCAAGAAAAAGGTCATGCCGTCATTTCTAGCGCTTCCGTTATACCCGATAACGATCCCACCGTATTGTTTACGACAGCGGGCATGCACCCGCTGGTGCCCTATTTACTTGGAGAGAAGCATCCATCTGGAACGAGGTTAACCAATGTTCAGAAGTGTATACGTACTGTGGATATAGATGAAGTCGGTGATGATACCCATTGCACCTTTTTTGAGATGATGGGCAACTGGTCACTTGGCGATTATTTCAAACATGAATCCATATCGTGGAGTTGGGAGTTCGTCACTTCGCCGAACTGGCTCGATATACCCAAGCATAAAATTGCGGTTACTGTATTCGAAGGAGATGATGATGCTCCCCGTGATCAGGAGTCGTACGAGATATGGTGTGCATTAGGTCAATGTGAGGAAGAGATCTTCTTCTTGCCTAAAGCCGATAATTGGTGGGGGCCAGCAGGTCAAACAGGTCCTTGCGGTCCCGATACGGAAATCTTCATTATCTCGGATAAAGAACGTTGCGGTCCTACATGTTCGCCAGCATGTGGATGTGGGCGCTATGTTGAATTCTGGAATAATGTATTTATGAAATATAACAAAACGGCGGAGGGAAAGTTTGAACCGCTTGATCAAAAAAACGTCGATACGGGAATGGGCTTAGAGAGAGTGCTAGTCGCTTTGAATGGAGGAACAGTCTATGATAGCGACCTGTTTACTACGATATTCTCACGAATTGCAGAACTGTCGGAGACGGCATACGAAAATCAACCCAAAGCGTATCGAGTTGTTGCGGATCATACCCGCACGGCAGTATTTATCCTTGGTGATAATTACGGCATTACTCCGTCTAATGTCGACCAAGGCTATGTGCTGCGAAGATTGATTCGCCGAGCTGTTAGATTCGCAATGCAATTGAGTATTCAAGAAGGCGGTCTAGCGGATATCGCTAGCGCTGTGATTGACAAGTACGAGCTAATATACCCAGAGCTGCAAAGCAATCGCGATAAAATTATTAGGGAACTCCAGGCGGAAGAAGCTCGTTTTCAAAAAACGCTCGCGCAGGGACTTCGTGAATTCGATAAGCTTTCGATTTCATTAGTAAATGGTCAAATAGACGGTGCAGCTGCATTCAAACTTTATGATACGTATGGGTTTCCCATCGAATTGACCATGGAACTGGCAACAGAGCGTTCCATCGCCATCGATCTGGAAGGATATCTAGAGAAATTTCAGAAGCATAGAGAGTTATCTCAAGCCGGAGCAGCCCAAAAGTTTAAAGGCGGTTTAGCAGATAATTCTGCACAGACGGCAAATCTGCATACGGCAACTCATCTTCTGCATGCTGCACTACGAAAGGTTCTCGGAGATGAGGTGGCGCAAAAGGGCAGCAATATAACGGCTGAGAGACTGCGCTTTGATTTTTCGTTCCATCGTAAAATGACTGAAGAAGAGATCGTGGCAACCGAGCGGCTGGTCAATGAAGCGATTGCCGAAGGCGTCGGGATTACGTTCGAAGAGATGACGCTTGAAGATGCACGTAGAACAGGGGCTATTGGTCTATTCGAGAGCAAGTATGGCCAGATGGTAAAAGTATATACGATGGGCAAATTCTCCAAAGAGATATGCGGCGGTCCTCACGCGGTGAATACGGCTGACCTTGGTACTTTTAAAATTGTTAAGGAAGAGAGCTCGTCTTCTAGCGTAAGGAGGATAAAGGCAGTACTTGAAAGCACTGATGCTTTACGCTAA
- a CDS encoding DUF4362 domain-containing protein gives MSNRVGYVVAGPPGLVNVDKLEKFYDDYLNKTSSRVALARYTDEGDPIYIDLEFNGEEILYTYDNSWDGFGGQNKGVQKTTCTKSDV, from the coding sequence ATGAGTAATAGAGTGGGCTATGTTGTTGCAGGGCCTCCTGGGTTAGTTAATGTAGATAAACTAGAGAAGTTCTATGATGATTATTTGAATAAGACAAGCAGCCGTGTTGCGCTTGCTCGTTACACTGACGAAGGTGATCCAATATATATAGATCTCGAGTTTAATGGAGAAGAAATTCTATATACTTACGATAACTCTTGGGACGGATTCGGAGGTCAGAACAAAGGGGTACAGAAAACGACTTGTACGAAATCAGATGTGTGA
- a CDS encoding NPCBM/NEW2 domain-containing protein translates to MRKLKKSLQVLSLMVVTAVVVAGSPSWALAQTSEAAITPSEEAITQQSNLVVQRNFEVKALGDIWAEGERERRFINARKIYQPTGLYANANEQIVIEVSGDKPITAIIGTHRHDNEWAISYPLQAGINTISSPNGGLLSFDNSNNEGSINVNVVSGGSPVPFFVLGKNTKEDWQAMMSAYPNAPSVVLQSEKALLVFTYASAQNHILNQDPVPVLQTYDTFIGAQDNISGLSNSDSDPRHRLDKHLIGVIEQPTYTGGAYAYASWDGAIMPTSTGANADALDLTRMGWGQYHEAGHLRQQGPWTWDEMTEVTVNLYSLAAKKVLKPTEPVRSQGEYLAAFSFVDQPTKNFTDSKSKLEMLWQLNLAFGDNFYPELHRLYREMAKTDLPTTDDQKKQAFILNTSKVAHYNLTPFFDKWGLSATDDTRNKINSLSLPLLTAPIWFGSEYNIIKPTDGMDKVKGIGGIIAVTTNSQETSSENNAAAYAFDGNPDSIWHSEWNKPNQFPYNITAKYLNPSTFSKLTYLPRQTGGENGIITNYKILTSLDGVTFNEIATGTWAKDNTEKTVTFTPTLAKIVRLEVPQGGGTNGFASASEIKIFETDPITPQPVITYLSDIDWFSATTGWGTVQKDRSVDGNTLKLNDKTYTKGLGTHANSEIVYKLNGQYTSFAALVGVDSEVGSVGTVEFQVVVDNQVVFSSGKMNKNTEAKEVNVNLSGKNELKLKVTDGEDGINSDHADWVNARLIK, encoded by the coding sequence ATGAGAAAACTTAAGAAGTCACTTCAGGTCTTATCTCTTATGGTGGTAACAGCGGTTGTAGTAGCTGGCTCGCCATCTTGGGCACTAGCCCAAACTTCAGAGGCAGCCATCACACCATCAGAGGAAGCCATTACACAGCAAAGTAATCTTGTTGTTCAGCGAAATTTTGAAGTAAAAGCCCTTGGAGATATATGGGCGGAAGGCGAGCGAGAGCGTAGATTCATAAATGCTCGAAAAATATATCAGCCAACAGGTCTATATGCAAATGCCAATGAACAAATTGTGATTGAAGTTTCAGGTGACAAACCAATTACAGCGATTATTGGGACACATCGTCATGATAACGAGTGGGCGATTAGTTATCCATTACAAGCAGGTATAAACACAATTTCCTCACCAAATGGCGGTTTGTTGTCTTTTGATAACAGCAACAATGAAGGTAGTATTAATGTAAATGTAGTGAGTGGGGGTAGTCCTGTTCCATTCTTTGTATTAGGCAAGAATACAAAAGAGGATTGGCAGGCAATGATGAGTGCTTATCCTAATGCACCCTCTGTTGTTCTTCAATCAGAAAAAGCCCTCTTAGTCTTCACATATGCTTCTGCTCAAAACCATATCTTGAATCAAGACCCAGTTCCTGTTTTACAGACTTATGATACGTTTATTGGAGCACAGGATAACATTTCTGGACTATCAAATTCTGATTCTGATCCTAGACATCGGTTAGATAAGCATCTGATTGGCGTTATTGAACAACCAACATACACAGGCGGAGCGTATGCATATGCAAGTTGGGATGGGGCAATTATGCCTACAAGTACTGGAGCAAATGCAGATGCTTTAGACCTTACAAGAATGGGTTGGGGGCAGTATCACGAGGCAGGTCATTTGAGACAACAAGGGCCTTGGACTTGGGATGAGATGACTGAGGTGACAGTAAATCTATATTCTCTAGCTGCTAAGAAGGTTCTTAAACCTACTGAGCCTGTAAGGTCACAAGGCGAGTACTTAGCTGCTTTCTCGTTTGTAGATCAGCCAACCAAGAATTTTACAGACTCTAAATCAAAATTAGAAATGTTGTGGCAACTTAATCTTGCTTTTGGGGATAACTTCTACCCAGAGTTACATCGATTATATCGTGAGATGGCAAAAACTGATCTGCCAACTACTGATGATCAGAAAAAACAGGCATTTATTCTAAATACTTCAAAAGTAGCTCACTATAACTTGACGCCTTTCTTTGATAAATGGGGTTTGTCTGCAACAGATGACACACGAAACAAGATTAATTCATTGAGTTTACCTCTTCTAACTGCACCAATTTGGTTTGGGTCAGAGTATAACATCATTAAACCGACAGATGGAATGGATAAGGTAAAAGGTATTGGGGGTATCATTGCTGTAACAACAAATAGCCAAGAGACTTCAAGTGAAAATAATGCCGCAGCATATGCATTTGATGGAAATCCAGATAGTATCTGGCACAGTGAATGGAATAAACCAAATCAGTTTCCTTACAATATTACAGCAAAGTACCTAAATCCCTCAACATTCTCCAAACTAACCTATCTACCACGACAAACTGGTGGAGAAAATGGTATTATTACAAATTATAAAATCCTAACTAGTCTTGATGGGGTAACATTCAATGAGATTGCAACAGGCACTTGGGCAAAGGACAACACAGAAAAGACAGTAACTTTCACACCTACTCTTGCTAAAATTGTTCGACTTGAAGTACCTCAAGGTGGTGGAACAAATGGTTTTGCATCTGCAAGTGAGATTAAAATCTTTGAAACCGATCCAATAACACCACAACCTGTTATAACGTATCTCAGCGATATTGATTGGTTTTCTGCAACAACAGGTTGGGGAACAGTCCAAAAAGATCGTAGTGTTGATGGAAATACGCTGAAGTTAAATGACAAGACCTATACAAAAGGTTTGGGCACACATGCTAACAGTGAAATTGTCTACAAACTGAATGGGCAGTACACATCCTTTGCCGCGCTAGTTGGGGTAGATAGTGAGGTAGGTTCTGTAGGTACTGTGGAGTTCCAAGTTGTTGTAGACAATCAAGTTGTATTCTCTAGTGGTAAAATGAATAAAAATACAGAGGCAAAAGAGGTAAACGTTAATCTTTCTGGAAAGAATGAGCTAAAACTTAAAGTAACAGATGGTGAGGATGGTATAAATAGTGACCATGCTGATTGGGTAAATGCTCGTCTTATCAAATAG